The Kordia sp. SMS9 genome window below encodes:
- the paaD gene encoding 1,2-phenylacetyl-CoA epoxidase subunit PaaD: MLATNQHIDEELIPILEKVSDPEIPVLSIMDMGVVRSATLINGIVEVSITPTYSGCPAMDVIGDDIAKALKENGYESNVKLILVPAWTTDWITERGRKALREYGIAPPLNPDADKEALLGDKRIVKCTNCNSTNTKLVSQFGSTACKALFKCEDCLEPFDYFKCLK; encoded by the coding sequence ATGCTCGCAACCAATCAACATATAGACGAGGAACTCATTCCCATCTTAGAGAAAGTATCGGATCCTGAAATTCCTGTACTTTCTATCATGGATATGGGCGTGGTACGTTCGGCTACATTGATCAATGGAATTGTAGAAGTTAGTATCACACCAACGTATTCTGGCTGTCCCGCAATGGATGTGATCGGTGATGATATTGCCAAAGCACTAAAAGAAAACGGATATGAATCCAACGTAAAACTAATTTTAGTGCCAGCATGGACAACCGATTGGATTACCGAACGCGGACGCAAAGCATTACGTGAATATGGAATTGCGCCACCATTAAATCCTGATGCAGACAAAGAAGCATTGTTAGGTGATAAACGCATTGTAAAATGTACCAACTGTAATTCAACCAATACAAAACTAGTCAGTCAATTTGGTTCTACAGCTTGCAAAGCATTATTCAAATGTGAAGACTGCTTAGAACCTTTTGACTATTTTAAATGCCTTAAATAA
- the paaB gene encoding 1,2-phenylacetyl-CoA epoxidase subunit PaaB, whose amino-acid sequence MEKNWPLWEIFVRSKNGLEHRHFGSLHAADAEMALENARDVYTRRSEGVSIWVVESKNITASNPENNGELFEPAQDKVYRHPTFYTLPDEIKHM is encoded by the coding sequence ATGGAAAAAAATTGGCCTCTTTGGGAAATATTCGTCAGAAGTAAAAACGGATTGGAACACAGACACTTTGGAAGTCTTCACGCCGCTGATGCAGAAATGGCATTAGAAAATGCAAGAGATGTATACACGCGTAGAAGCGAAGGTGTAAGCATTTGGGTAGTGGAATCCAAAAATATCACAGCATCCAATCCCGAAAACAACGGAGAATTATTTGAACCTGCACAAGACAAAGTCTATCGTCATCCAACGTTTTATACGTTGCCGGATGAGATTAAGCATATGTGA
- the paaC gene encoding 1,2-phenylacetyl-CoA epoxidase subunit PaaC — MKTTLYNYILELADNCLIAGQRLGELCGHGPSLETDIACTNISLDLFGQTRSYFQYAADIKGEGATEDSIAFLRYEREYKNVLLVEQPNRDFAYTVARQYLFDVFHLLLLEKLQFSQDMTLSAIAKKSIKEVSYHVRFTGDWIKRLGDGTEESYAKMQAAIDGLWTYTNELFEVTEDAKVLAEEGIAIDVSTLKDAYYEKVTSLLEEATLTVPESNYFQKGGKAGIHTEHMGYLLADMQYMQRAYPNMKW, encoded by the coding sequence ATGAAAACAACCCTATACAATTACATTCTCGAACTAGCAGATAATTGCTTAATCGCAGGGCAGCGTTTGGGAGAATTATGTGGTCACGGACCAAGTTTGGAAACCGATATTGCGTGTACTAACATCTCTTTGGATTTATTTGGACAAACACGTAGTTATTTCCAATACGCAGCAGATATCAAAGGTGAAGGCGCTACAGAAGACAGCATTGCATTCCTACGTTACGAACGTGAATACAAAAACGTATTATTAGTAGAACAGCCAAATCGTGATTTTGCATATACAGTAGCAAGACAATATTTATTTGATGTCTTTCACTTGCTATTGTTAGAGAAATTACAATTCAGTCAAGACATGACGTTAAGTGCCATTGCAAAAAAATCAATCAAAGAAGTATCGTATCACGTACGTTTCACTGGCGATTGGATCAAACGTTTAGGTGATGGAACTGAAGAAAGTTATGCGAAAATGCAAGCCGCTATTGACGGACTTTGGACGTACACCAACGAATTATTTGAAGTTACTGAAGATGCAAAAGTATTAGCAGAAGAAGGAATTGCTATAGACGTATCTACACTTAAAGATGCGTATTACGAAAAAGTAACATCATTACTAGAAGAAGCAACACTTACTGTTCCGGAAAGTAACTATTTTCAAAAAGGCGGAAAAGCAGGAATTCATACAGAACATATGGGATACTTACTCGCAGACATGCAATATATGCAAAGAGCGTATCCAAACATGAAATGGTAG
- the paaA gene encoding 1,2-phenylacetyl-CoA epoxidase subunit PaaA, with protein MSEAQLKNLGAERSRSLEEIFEQRIANDQKIEPKDWMPEKYRKTHIRQISQHAHSEIVGMLPEGNWITRAPSLRRKVALLAKVQDEAGHGLYLYSACETLGISRNELYEQLHSGKAKYSSIFNYPTVTWADMGAIGWLVDGAAIINQVPLCNTSYGPYARAMIRVCKEESFHQRQGFEIMMTLCNGTEVQKQMAQDALNRWWWPSLMMLGPTDAESVHTAQSMKWKLKRKTNDELRQQFIDQTVPQADILGLTVPDPDLKWNEETGHYDFGEIDWDEFWQVVKGHGPCNKERMNARVGAWEEGTWVRDAAMAYAEKQQIKKENSAKAV; from the coding sequence ATGAGTGAAGCACAATTAAAAAACTTAGGAGCAGAGCGTAGTCGAAGCTTAGAGGAAATCTTTGAGCAGCGCATTGCAAATGACCAAAAAATAGAACCAAAAGACTGGATGCCTGAAAAATATAGGAAAACACATATCAGACAAATATCGCAACATGCACACTCTGAAATCGTTGGAATGTTGCCAGAAGGTAACTGGATTACCAGAGCGCCTTCATTGCGAAGAAAAGTAGCTTTACTAGCCAAAGTGCAAGACGAAGCTGGTCACGGATTATATTTATACAGCGCATGCGAAACCTTAGGCATCTCTCGTAACGAACTCTACGAGCAATTACATTCTGGAAAAGCAAAATACTCAAGTATCTTCAACTATCCAACGGTAACTTGGGCAGACATGGGAGCTATTGGTTGGTTGGTAGATGGAGCCGCCATCATCAATCAAGTACCATTATGTAACACTTCATACGGACCGTATGCAAGAGCGATGATTCGTGTATGTAAAGAAGAAAGTTTTCACCAACGTCAAGGGTTCGAAATCATGATGACACTTTGCAATGGAACAGAAGTGCAAAAGCAAATGGCACAAGACGCACTAAACCGTTGGTGGTGGCCATCATTAATGATGTTAGGTCCAACAGATGCTGAATCGGTTCACACGGCACAATCCATGAAATGGAAACTCAAGCGTAAAACGAATGACGAATTACGTCAACAATTCATCGACCAAACGGTTCCACAAGCAGACATCTTAGGATTAACAGTTCCTGATCCAGACTTAAAATGGAATGAAGAAACAGGTCATTACGATTTTGGAGAAATTGACTGGGATGAATTTTGGCAAGTAGTCAAAGGACACGGACCGTGCAACAAAGAACGTATGAATGCGAGAGTAGGTGCATGGGAAGAAGGAACGTGGGTTCGCGATGCAGCAATGGCGTATGCAGAAAAGCAACAAATTAAAAAAGAAAATTCAGCGAAAGCTGTATAA
- the paaE gene encoding 1,2-phenylacetyl-CoA epoxidase subunit PaaE: MAKFHEIKVAEVYKETSDCTVITFDIPENLQEEFHYTQGQYLTLRKMINDEDVRRSYSLCSSPVDSEWKVAVKQIPGGKFSTYANTELKAGDTLELMAPAGRFFVEVDPKGKKNYIAFAAGSGITPMLSIIKTHLELEPESTFKLFYLNRTVKSIIFKEEIEQLKNKYLERFNVFYFLTKEQRDIEFLNGRFTPEKIQLLTNMFIDIKDTADCFICGPEEMIFLIRDELEAAGLPKENIHYELFFSGDKKESNAHIAEILEQKVDGTDVTIIDGGKELHFIMENEYDNILDGALAAGADLPFACKGGVCSTCKCRVVEGSVEMKVNYALIEEELASGLVLSCQAVPTTEKVVVDFDV; the protein is encoded by the coding sequence ATGGCAAAGTTTCATGAAATTAAAGTCGCGGAAGTATACAAAGAAACTTCAGACTGTACCGTAATCACATTCGACATTCCTGAGAATCTTCAGGAAGAATTCCATTATACGCAAGGACAATACCTAACACTCCGAAAAATGATCAATGATGAAGATGTGCGCAGATCGTATTCCTTATGTTCAAGTCCTGTGGATAGCGAATGGAAAGTAGCGGTAAAGCAAATTCCAGGCGGAAAATTTTCTACCTATGCCAACACAGAATTAAAAGCAGGCGACACACTCGAATTAATGGCGCCAGCAGGTCGGTTTTTCGTAGAAGTTGATCCAAAAGGGAAGAAAAATTACATTGCTTTTGCCGCAGGAAGCGGAATTACACCGATGCTCTCCATCATCAAAACACATTTAGAATTAGAGCCAGAAAGTACATTCAAGCTTTTTTACTTGAATCGCACGGTAAAATCTATTATCTTTAAAGAAGAGATAGAACAGCTGAAAAACAAATACTTAGAGCGTTTCAACGTCTTCTATTTCTTAACAAAAGAGCAACGAGATATTGAATTTTTAAACGGACGTTTCACACCAGAAAAAATTCAACTGCTCACCAACATGTTCATTGATATTAAGGACACAGCCGATTGTTTTATTTGTGGTCCAGAAGAAATGATCTTTCTCATCAGAGACGAATTGGAAGCTGCGGGATTGCCAAAAGAAAACATTCATTACGAACTGTTCTTTTCAGGAGATAAAAAAGAATCAAACGCACACATTGCAGAAATATTAGAACAAAAAGTTGATGGAACGGATGTCACGATCATTGATGGCGGAAAAGAGCTCCATTTCATCATGGAAAACGAATACGATAACATTCTTGATGGCGCATTAGCCGCTGGAGCCGATTTGCCATTTGCTTGTAAAGGCGGCGTTTGTAGTACTTGTAAATGTAGAGTCGTGGAAGGTTCGGTTGAAATGAAAGTCAACTATGCATTAATAGAAGAAGAACTTGCGAGCGGATTGGTACTTTCGTGTCAAGCTGTTCCAACCACAGAAAAAGTCGTAGTCGATTTTGACGTGTAG
- a CDS encoding TetR/AcrR family transcriptional regulator, with product MTKKPITRKEEIVQTAEILFKKKGYSAVTMRDIAQAMGIKAASLYNHIQSKQQILSEIIIKIGEDFTEGMAEIVNAELSSIEKLEKIIGLHVKITMKNPSRMATMNNDWMHLEEKIDYYLQLRRNYEESFRQILKQGIEKQELKAVNPEIILFSILSTLRSLYLWIPKKEEIRQEDLLHALGKVLLTGIAK from the coding sequence ATGACGAAGAAACCAATAACGCGAAAAGAAGAAATCGTACAAACAGCCGAAATCTTATTCAAAAAGAAAGGCTATAGTGCAGTGACCATGCGTGATATTGCCCAAGCAATGGGCATCAAAGCAGCAAGTTTGTACAATCATATTCAATCCAAACAACAAATTCTTTCCGAAATTATTATCAAAATCGGAGAAGATTTTACAGAAGGAATGGCAGAAATTGTGAATGCAGAACTCAGCAGCATTGAAAAACTCGAAAAAATCATCGGGTTGCATGTTAAAATTACCATGAAAAATCCTTCCAGAATGGCAACAATGAACAATGATTGGATGCATTTAGAAGAAAAAATTGACTACTACTTACAACTGCGAAGAAACTATGAAGAAAGCTTCCGACAAATCTTAAAACAAGGCATCGAAAAACAAGAACTAAAAGCAGTAAACCCAGAAATCATCTTATTTTCTATACTTTCCACACTGCGCTCACTCTACTTGTGGATTCCAAAAAAAGAAGAAATTCGCCAAGAGGATTTACTTCATGCACTCGGTAAAGTATTGCTTACTGGAATAGCAAAGTAA